The Acidimicrobiales bacterium genome window below encodes:
- a CDS encoding NUDIX domain-containing protein yields the protein MPVAPAGSGAGPVVAVGGVAVVERRLLLVQRANPPQAGRWTVPGGRVEPGEALAAAVEREVREETGVVVRCGPMLGWVERIGPDHHFVILDFVVDVPSDAPAPVAGDDAAAVAWVALAEVPAVALVDGLEEFLRAHGVLD from the coding sequence ATGCCCGTCGCCCCGGCCGGGTCGGGGGCGGGGCCGGTGGTGGCCGTCGGGGGAGTAGCGGTCGTCGAGCGCCGGCTCCTGCTGGTGCAGCGGGCGAACCCCCCCCAGGCCGGCCGCTGGACGGTGCCGGGCGGACGGGTGGAGCCCGGTGAGGCGCTCGCCGCCGCCGTCGAGCGCGAGGTCCGTGAGGAGACGGGCGTGGTGGTGCGCTGCGGGCCCATGCTCGGGTGGGTCGAGCGCATCGGGCCCGACCACCACTTCGTCATCCTCGACTTCGTGGTCGACGTGCCGAGCGACGCGCCCGCGCCGGTCGCCGGGGACGACGCCGCCGCGGTGGCGTGGGTAGCGCTGGCGGAGGTGCCCGCGGTGGCGCTCGTGGACGGGCTCGAGGAGTTCCTCCGGGCGCACGGCGTCCTGGACTGA